A region from the Papaver somniferum cultivar HN1 unplaced genomic scaffold, ASM357369v1 unplaced-scaffold_125, whole genome shotgun sequence genome encodes:
- the LOC113331348 gene encoding uncharacterized protein LOC113331348 → MESHGKNVPKPSEVAAEFWTSHNTLIPYHVAWKARNNVLERTNGSFDESFRLIPSLCEMIERTNPGSISTFTYGRNVVGLDGCHLKGKYGGCLLSATALDGQNGLVPLGIMVCRNEHMYANFKMHYKGSKLHTLFWNSARAYIPKHFQAHMDSMMSENVSACQYLMGEDPKSWEKPVCKLVLMYVQLVMGLFYKRRNACVGWDSGDLVPTAKKLLKKMFKKTGEYKQLRGFPCQYAVCALQQIRPNWVEYCARYYSVDNYRTTYAPYMVPLEGPEDWDEVYLKYLCVST, encoded by the exons ATGGAGTCACATGGAAAGAATGTACCTAAACCTTCTGAGGTTGCTGCCGAGTTTTGGACAAGCCACAACACCTTGATCCCGTATCACGTTGCATGGAAGGCTAGAAACAATGTGTTGGAGAGGACAAACGGAAGCTTTGATGAGAGTTTTAGACTCATACCAAGTCTGTGTGAAATGATCGAAAGGACTAATCCCGGATCAATTTCTACTTTCACTTACGGAAG AAATGTGGTTGGGCTGGATGGTTGTCACCTGAAGGGAAAGTATGGTGGATGTCTACTATCTGCCACTGCTCTTGATGGGCAGAATGGATTGGTTCCTTTGGGTATCATGGTTTGTAGAAACGA GCACATGTATGCAAACTTCAAAATGCACTACAAGGGATCTAAACTACACACACTATTCTGGAATTCTGCTAGAGCTTATATTCCTAAACACTTTCAG GCACACATGGATAGTATGATGTCAGAGAATGTTAGTGCTTGTCAGTATTTGATGGGCGAGGATCCTAAAAGCTG GGAGAAACCTGTCTGCAAGCTAGTTTTGATGTATGTACAGCTGGTGATGGGGCTGTTTTACAAGAGAAGAAATGCTTGTGTTGGATGGGATTCTGGGGATTTGGTTCCTACTGCCAAAAAATTATTGAAGAAGATGTTTAAGAAAACAGGGGAATATAAG CAGTTGAGGGGTTTCCCCTGTCAATACGCAGTCTGTGCTCTGCAGCAAATCAGGCCCAATTGGGTTGA GTATTGTGCCAGATACTACTCAGTGGATAACTACAGGACCACCTATGCCCCTTATATGGTGCCATTGGAAGGTCCTGAGGACTGGGATGAG GTTTACCTTAAATATCTGTGTGTATCTACTTAA